In Topomyia yanbarensis strain Yona2022 chromosome 2, ASM3024719v1, whole genome shotgun sequence, one DNA window encodes the following:
- the LOC131684399 gene encoding protein-cysteine N-palmitoyltransferase Rasp-like, which yields MGSIKISVDAALCTVFYVACLFYSFYKNYEISNDGLQNFYYLEEGWSIFKGRRRDDYDWEWEIYKKFAVDNSLIFVFHAVFFEIIRIKRFKHISSALTVFGCGAILYIYGFKVLLILLLQNITFYTISSWSESIYLLWIKAFVWIAAINTVKILYFYDQLNILLDIDNDKLLEFSIIISWNVIKCTCFCLDKTKSKGSNEHYRLVDLLGYSFYYPLLLFGPVIIYDRFKECRKLSWPFESINTLKRIKTLAWRLCVCYFWALVMETGQHFFYINIIQLDLKLLQHTNLWVLYGLGYLMGQFFYVKYVIFYGIGIAFGNFDGLEMPQKPICIGRVHLYSDMWKFFDRGLYEFLFRYIYTQLCTTTSCGTRKILASSITFVFIYIWHGLYTFVLIWSALNWICIVLEGFVKSIFGNNTRIGALVGTHVFILSVLSNFFFFAREEVGYIYIRRTYYENINNYLVLYAVAYCFYRTGEWIKSIEGNRRSSLKKSF from the exons ATGGGTTCTATCAAAATATCAGTTGATGCAGCACTTTGTACAGTTTTCTACGTAGCATGTttgttttactcattttacaagaattatGAGATTAGCAATG ATGGTCTCCAAAACTTCTACTACCTCGAGGAAGGCTGGTCAATTTTCAAAGGCCGCCGTCGCGATGATTACGACTGGGAGTGGGAAATCTACAAAAAATTCGCTGTCGATAACTCATTAATTTTCGTCTTTCATGCAGTTTTCTTTGAAATCATTCGCATTAAACGGTTCAAGCACATTTCCTCGGCTTTAACTGTGTTTGGTTGCGGAGCGATACTCTATATTTACGGATTCAAAGTTCTGTTAATTCTTCTACTACAAAACATAACTTTCTACACAATCAGCTCTTGGAGCGAAAGTATTTACCTCCTGTGGATCAAGGCATTTGTGTGGATAGCGGCCATCAATACGGtgaaaatcttatatttttacgatcaattgaatATTTTGCTGGACATTGATAACGATAAGCTGCTGGAGTTCAGTATTATTATATCATGGAATGTGATAAAATGCACGTGCTTTTGTTTGGATAAAACTAAGTCGAAAGGCAGCAACGAACACTACCGTCTAGTTGATCTACTGGGGTATTCGTTTTACTATCCTTTGCTTCTGTTCGGTCCGGTAATAATATATGATCGGTTTAAAGAGTGTCGCAAATTGAGTTGGCCGTTTGAGAGCATAAATACGCTCAAACGAATTAAAACTTTAGCTTGGCGACTTTGTGTGTGCTACTTTTGGGCGCTTGTCATGGAAACTGGtcaacattttttctacattaacATCATCCAATTAGATTTAAAG TTGCTGCAACACACAAATCTCTGGGTTTTATATGGACTGGGTTATCTCATGGGGCAATTCTTCTACGTCAAGTACGTAATATTCTATGGCATCGGCATTGCATTCGGCAATTTTGACGGTCTGGAGATGCCACAAAAACCTATTTGCATAGGAAGGGTTCATCTATATTCGGATATGTGGAAATTCTTCGACCGCGGTCTATATGAGTTTTTGTTCAG ATACATCTACACGCAACTCTGCACAACAACGTCGTGTGGAACAAGAAAAATTTTGGCAAGTTCCATTACCTTTGTATTTATCTACATTTGGCATGGTTTGTACACGTTCGTCCTGATATGGTCAGCGCTGAATTGGATTTGTATTGTTTTGGAAGGCTTCGTTAAGAGCATATTCGGCAACAATACTCGGATAGGAGCACTCGTAGGAACACACGTGTTCATTTTATCAGTGTTGTCGAACTTTTTCTTCTTCGCTCGAGAGGAAGTAGGGTACATTTACATCAGAAGGACTTActatgaaaatattaacaacTATTTGGTGCTTTATGCAGTAGCCTATTGCTTTTACCGAACTGGAGAGTGGATTAAATCGATCGAAGGGAATCGAAGGAGCTCCTTGAAGAAAAGTTTTTGA
- the LOC131684398 gene encoding protein HBS1-like, translating to MSRHRNVRTMNYDEYDDDDDYQYSHSVEDDCISPSDAKVWIYDREKGQRNMSEFLANHRDIAEEDDEQLKAECEQSEKEMQKLQRRDSECYQIPQLDDEDRVRLVSCMEEIRNIIGESITDRQLVEAIMKHNYDFNKALDDILNSSKTPPTFIPNCEAGKSTMESVEKGVGDRLFEKSDKLLAQNPALLTTTVPVVEASKPTILVTPSAKKVGVTLGFEINSPRVQSPSVSGRNTPEISEEGKQQQTQKPIPRELQRNAQELFNKERGADKQHIHMVVIGHVDAGKSTLMGHLLCDTGYISQRIMHKNEQESKKMGKQSFMYAWVLDETGEERERGITMDVGSSKFETASKQITLLDAPGHKDFIPNMISGANQADVALLVVDATRGEFETGFEQGGQTREHALLVRSLGVNQLGVVINKLDTVNWSKDRFDEIVGKLKIFLKQAGFKDTDVMYVPCSGLTGQNLVKDPTDPELLKWYKGSTLLKVIDTFKTPERLIDKPFRMSISDIFKGTGSGFCISGRIVSGVICVNDKVLVCPSKEQAVVKNIAIDEVQYTTCFAGDQVSITLANVDMANIAVGFLLGDIYNPIPLATRIRARIVVFNIKVPITMGYPVLLHHQSLIEPAIIYKLKAQLHKGTGEIVKKNPRCLGNNSCALVDIEFQRPIGMERYADCKELGRIMLRVSGVTIAAGLVTDIVK from the exons ATGTCTCGTCATCGAAATGTCCGTACTATGAATTACGATG aATACGATGACGATGACGACTACCAGTATAGCCACTCAGTGGAAGATGATTGCATATCTCCGTCGGATGCTAAGGTGTGGATTTATGATCGCGAAAAGGGACAACGAAACATGTCAGAGTTTTTAGCAAACCACAGGGATATTGCGGAAGAGGACGACGAACAATTGAAGGCAGAATGCGAACAATCAGaaaaagaaatgcaaaaattgcaGCGGAGAGATTCAGAG TGTTATCAAATACCTCAACTAGACGACGAAGATCGAGTACGATTAGTATCCTGCATGGAGGAAATAAGAAACATTATTGGCGAGAGCATCACCGACCGACAACTTGTTGAAGCTATCATGAAACACAATTACGATTTTAACAAGGCCCTAGATGATATTCTTAACAGTAGTAAAACTCCACCAACTTTTATTCCTAACTGTGAGGCAGGAAAAAGCACTATGGAATCCGTCGAAAAAG GGGTTGGTGATCGGTTATTCGAGAAATCAGACAAGCTGCTAGCCCAAAATCCTGCACTACTAACAACCACAGTTCCAGTCGTTGAAGCAAGTAAACCAACCATTCTCGTAACACCATCCGCGAAAAAAGTGGGCGTTACTCTGGGGTTCGAAATAAACAGCCCACGGGTACAGTCTCCGTCTGTATCCGGACGCAACACACCGGAGATCAGCGAAGAGGGCAAACAACAGCAGACACAGAAACCTATTCCCAGGGAATTACAACGGAATGCTCAGGAACTATTCAATAAGGAACGAGGGGCGGATAAACAGCACATACATATGGTTGTCATTGGCCATGTCGATGCCGGTAAAAGTACATTAATGGGACACTTACTGTGCGACACTGGCTATATTTCCCAGCGGATAATGCACAAAAATGAACAAGAAAGTAAAAAGATGGGCAAGCAGAGTTTTATGTATGCATGGGTGCTAGATGAAACAGGTGAAGAACGAGAACGAGGTATAACTATGGATGTGGGAAGCTCAAAGTTCGAAACTGCCAGTAAACAg ATAACTCTTTTGGATGCACCTGGTCACAAGGACTTCATACCGAACATGATCTCAGGAGCGAATCAAGCAGACGTCGCTCTACTTGTTGTAGATGCCACCAGAGGAGAATTTGAAACTGGCTTTGAGCAAGGCGGCCAAACTCGTGAGCATGCTTTGCTAGTGCGTTCATTAGGAGTTAACCAATTAGGAGTCGTAATCAACAAACTGGACACCGTGAATTGGTCGAAGGATCGTTTCGATGAGATCGTTGGCAAACTGAAAATTTTCCTCAAGCAAGCCGGATTCAAAGACACCGATGTGATGTACGTCCCTTGTTCTGGTCTGACTGGACAAAATTTAGTGAAAGACCCAACTGATCCAGAGTTACTGAAATGGTATAAAGGATCGACTCTGCTTAAAGTAATTG ATACATTCAAAACTCCTGAACGCTTGATTGACAAACCCTTCCGTATGTCAATTTCGGATATCTTCAAAGGTACTGGTTCCGGATTTTGTATCTCTGGTCGTATCGTATCCGGTGTGATTTGTGTCAATGATAAAGTGTTGGTTTGTCCCAGCAAGGAGCAAGCGGTTGTGAAAAATATCGCAATCGATGAGGTGCAATACACAACCTGTTTCGCTGGCGATCAGGTTTCGATCACACTGGCAAACGTTGACATGGCTAACATCGCCGTTGGGTTTTTACTCGGTGACATTTACAATCCGATTCCGCTGGCAACCCGAATCCGTGCTCGTATTGTGGTGTTTAATATCAAAGTTCCGATTACAATGGGCTATCCAGTGCTTCTGCATCACCAGTCGCTCATCGAACCGGCGATAATTTATAAACTGAAGGCACAGCTGCACAAGGGTACGGGCGAGATAGTGAAGAAAAATCCTCGCTGCTTGGGAAATAATTCGTGTGCTCTTGTTGACATTGAATTCCAACGACCTATTGGTATGGAACGATACGCAGACTGCAAGGAGTTAGGCAGAATTATGCTAAGGGTGAGTGGAGTAACGATCGCTGCTGGGCTTGTTACTGACATTGTGAAATGA
- the LOC131684400 gene encoding peptidyl-prolyl cis-trans isomerase NIMA-interacting 4-like encodes MPPKKDAKGGAKAAPAKGGGGKKGGTGAGDEGGKEKKGGSAVKVRHILCEKQGKILEALEKLKEGQSFNVVATNYSEDKARQGGDLGWQIRGAMVGPFQDAAFALPISTINAPKYTDPPIKTKFGYHIIMVEGKK; translated from the exons ATGCCCCCAAAGAAAGATGCCAAAGGTGGCGCCAAGGCTGCGCCTGCCAAAGGTGGTGGTGGAAAGAAAGGTGGAACCGGTGCCGGCGATGAAG GTGGGAAAGAAAAAAAGGGAGGCAGTGCTGTTAAGGTGCGACACATTCTGTGTGAGAAACAAGGCAAAATATTGGAAGCATTGGAAAAACTGAAGGAAGGACAGAGCTTCAATGTAGTGGCGACAAATTACAGTGAAGATAAAGCTCGGCAAGGAGGTGATCTTGGATGGCAAATTCGGGGGGCCATGGTTGGTCCTTTCCAAGATGCTGCGTTTGCGCTACCAATATCAACGATAAATGCACCAAAATACACCGATCCACCAATTAAAACCAAATTTGGCTACCACATAATTATGGTCGAGGGcaagaaataa